The Aliiroseovarius pelagivivens genome contains a region encoding:
- a CDS encoding NADP-dependent malic enzyme encodes MSEDSYLRKRALDYHEFPQPGKLEIRATKPMANGRDLSLAYSPGVAEACVEIAKDPSLASRYTARGNLVAVVSNGSAVLGLGNIGALASKPVMEGKAVLFKKFANIDCFDIELNESDPEKLAEIVCAMEPSFGAINLEDIKAPDCFIVEQICRERMNIPVFHDDQHGTAIVVGAAATNALKVTGKSFENIKVVSTGGGAAGIACLNMLLKLGVKRENVWLCDIEGLVYEGREKEMTPQKADYAQGDSPASLNDVIEGADLFLGLSGPGVLKPEMVAKMADRPIVFALANPTPEIMPDEVRKVAPDAIIATGRSDFPNQVNNVLCFPFIFRGALDVGATEINDAMQLGCIEGIAALARATTSAEAAAAYKGEQLTFGEDYLIPKPFDPRLMGVVASAVAKAAMDSGVATLPVADLEAYKAKLDGSVFKSALIMRPVFEAAATAERRIVFAEGEDERVLRAANAMIEETTDAPILIGRPDVIALRAERAGLSIVPGRDFEVVNPERDDRYRDYWSAYHELMARKGVTPDLAKAIMRTNTTAIGGIMVHLGHADSLIAGTFGQYLWHLNYIQQILGHEALHPVGALSLMILQDGPLFIADTHVHNTPNAEQIAETVCAAARHVRRFGAEPKIAVCSYSQFGNHGGDSGARARGALDILDAAPRDFAYEGEMHVDAALDPEVRRRLFPGARFDGPANVLVFANADAASAVRNTLKVKGGGLEVGPILMGMGNRAHIVTPSITARGLLNMSAIAGTPVAHYG; translated from the coding sequence ATGTCCGAAGACAGCTATCTGCGCAAACGCGCGTTGGATTATCACGAATTTCCACAGCCCGGAAAGCTTGAGATCCGCGCGACAAAGCCGATGGCGAACGGGCGAGACCTAAGCCTTGCCTATTCTCCCGGCGTGGCTGAAGCCTGCGTCGAAATCGCAAAAGATCCTTCTTTGGCAAGCCGTTACACGGCGCGCGGCAATCTAGTCGCCGTTGTCTCTAATGGGTCAGCCGTATTGGGGCTGGGCAACATTGGGGCCCTGGCCTCAAAGCCTGTGATGGAAGGCAAGGCGGTTCTCTTTAAGAAGTTTGCCAATATCGACTGCTTCGATATCGAGCTTAACGAATCTGATCCTGAAAAGCTGGCCGAGATCGTTTGCGCGATGGAGCCCAGCTTTGGCGCGATTAATCTAGAAGACATCAAAGCACCCGATTGTTTTATCGTTGAACAAATTTGCCGCGAGCGGATGAACATTCCCGTCTTTCACGACGATCAGCACGGAACCGCAATCGTGGTCGGGGCTGCAGCCACCAATGCGCTGAAAGTGACGGGCAAATCCTTCGAGAATATCAAGGTCGTTTCGACCGGTGGTGGGGCTGCTGGTATTGCCTGCCTGAACATGCTTCTGAAGCTAGGCGTTAAGCGCGAGAATGTCTGGCTCTGCGACATCGAAGGTCTGGTCTATGAGGGCCGCGAAAAAGAGATGACGCCTCAGAAGGCGGACTATGCGCAGGGTGACAGCCCAGCCAGCCTGAACGACGTGATTGAAGGCGCGGATCTGTTCCTTGGCCTGTCCGGTCCCGGTGTTCTGAAGCCCGAGATGGTCGCCAAGATGGCCGACCGCCCGATCGTGTTTGCCCTTGCCAACCCGACACCCGAAATCATGCCCGACGAAGTGCGTAAGGTCGCCCCTGATGCAATCATCGCCACGGGCCGCTCGGATTTCCCCAATCAGGTCAACAACGTACTGTGTTTCCCCTTCATCTTCCGGGGCGCCTTGGATGTCGGCGCGACCGAGATCAACGACGCCATGCAGTTGGGCTGCATCGAAGGCATCGCAGCACTGGCACGCGCCACGACCTCGGCGGAAGCCGCTGCGGCCTATAAGGGCGAACAACTGACCTTCGGCGAAGACTATCTGATCCCCAAACCCTTTGATCCGCGCCTAATGGGCGTGGTTGCCAGTGCGGTGGCTAAAGCCGCAATGGACAGCGGTGTTGCGACGCTCCCGGTTGCAGATCTAGAGGCCTACAAGGCGAAGCTGGACGGCTCGGTCTTCAAATCCGCGCTGATCATGCGCCCTGTTTTCGAAGCTGCTGCGACTGCCGAACGCCGCATCGTTTTTGCCGAAGGCGAGGACGAGCGCGTATTGCGGGCTGCCAATGCGATGATCGAAGAAACCACAGACGCGCCGATTTTGATTGGGCGTCCGGATGTGATCGCCCTCCGCGCTGAACGGGCTGGCCTGTCGATCGTGCCGGGTCGCGATTTCGAGGTCGTAAACCCCGAACGCGACGACCGTTATCGCGATTATTGGAGCGCCTATCACGAGTTGATGGCCCGCAAAGGCGTGACCCCTGATTTGGCCAAGGCCATCATGCGCACGAACACCACCGCCATCGGCGGCATCATGGTGCATTTGGGCCATGCGGACAGTTTGATTGCTGGGACATTCGGGCAATATCTGTGGCACTTGAATTATATCCAGCAGATCCTGGGCCATGAAGCACTCCACCCTGTTGGAGCGCTGAGCCTGATGATCCTTCAGGACGGCCCGCTGTTTATCGCTGATACCCATGTGCACAACACGCCCAACGCCGAGCAAATCGCTGAAACCGTCTGCGCCGCGGCCCGCCACGTACGCCGCTTCGGGGCCGAACCGAAAATTGCAGTGTGCTCGTATTCGCAATTCGGCAATCACGGCGGAGACAGCGGTGCACGTGCGCGTGGTGCTCTCGACATTTTGGACGCTGCCCCGCGCGATTTTGCCTATGAGGGCGAAATGCACGTAGACGCCGCGTTGGATCCCGAGGTGCGTCGCCGCCTGTTCCCCGGTGCTCGCTTTGACGGCCCCGCCAACGTCTTGGTCTTTGCCAACGCGGACGCCGCCAGCGCAGTGCGCAACACGCTGAAGGTGAAAGGTGGCGGGCTTGAGGTCGGTCCGATCCTGATGGGCATGGGCAACCGCGCCCATATCGTAACGCCCTCGATCACCGCGCGTGGACTTTTGAACATGTCCGCCATCGCCGGGACACCGGTTGCACATTACGGCTAA
- a CDS encoding cytidine deaminase produces MSLLEAAKAVRENAHAPYSNFKVGAALRTSAGVVHVGCNVENIAYPEGTCAEAGAIAAMCASGEREIAEALVIADAPLPVTPCGGCRQKLAEFSGPDVKITMMTMGGESLTMTMAELLPGAFGAAHMENT; encoded by the coding sequence ATGTCGCTGTTGGAAGCTGCCAAGGCCGTGCGTGAAAACGCGCATGCCCCATATTCAAACTTCAAGGTCGGCGCGGCGCTACGCACAAGCGCGGGCGTTGTGCATGTCGGATGTAATGTCGAGAATATCGCCTATCCGGAAGGCACTTGCGCAGAAGCGGGCGCAATCGCTGCCATGTGTGCGTCGGGCGAGCGCGAAATCGCCGAGGCATTGGTGATCGCAGACGCCCCCCTGCCAGTGACGCCGTGCGGCGGGTGTCGTCAAAAACTGGCCGAGTTTTCCGGCCCTGATGTGAAAATCACCATGATGACAATGGGGGGCGAAAGCCTGACCATGACCATGGCCGAACTTCTGCCCGGCGCTTTCGGAGCGGCGCATATGGAGAACACATGA
- a CDS encoding phosphopentomutase, with protein MTRAFVIVLDSVGCGGAPDAHKFFNNKTVPDTGANTLAHIAQACADGDAEDGRSGPLSMPSLDGLGLGAAIRLASGDETPGMTATPTGLWGAAEEVSPGKDTPTGHWEIAGVPLPWDWGYFPDTVPAFPADVTAAICRAAGVDGILGDKHASGTVILNELGAEHIRTGLPIVYTSVDSVIQIAAHEEHFGLERLYALCEAIAPMVHDMRIGRVIARPFLGSEAEGFTRTTNRRDYAMTPPEPTLCDWVTDAGGKVHAIGKIGDIFAHRGISSVQKGADADLMEYLLASFDSAQDGDLVFANFVEFDTKYGHRRDIAGYASALEWFDSQVPRVLKKMRDGDLVLFTADHGNDPSWVGTDHTRERVPVVAAGLGACEIGQVGFSDIGASVAAHLGLKNRGAGRSFL; from the coding sequence ATGACCCGCGCTTTCGTGATTGTGTTGGATAGCGTCGGCTGCGGCGGAGCCCCTGACGCGCACAAATTTTTCAACAACAAGACCGTGCCTGACACCGGGGCAAACACGTTGGCCCATATTGCACAGGCCTGCGCTGATGGGGATGCAGAGGACGGACGTTCGGGTCCGCTGTCCATGCCAAGTCTGGATGGGCTTGGGCTGGGCGCCGCGATCCGCTTGGCTTCGGGCGATGAAACTCCGGGTATGACGGCGACGCCTACCGGGCTTTGGGGTGCGGCGGAAGAAGTCTCGCCGGGCAAAGATACACCCACCGGGCATTGGGAAATCGCTGGGGTGCCCTTGCCGTGGGATTGGGGGTATTTCCCCGACACTGTTCCGGCTTTCCCGGCAGACGTGACGGCGGCCATCTGCAGGGCTGCGGGCGTGGACGGCATTCTGGGCGACAAACATGCCTCGGGCACTGTCATTTTGAACGAGCTGGGAGCCGAGCACATTCGTACCGGACTTCCTATTGTTTACACATCGGTCGACAGCGTCATACAGATCGCCGCACATGAAGAGCATTTTGGCCTCGAACGGCTTTACGCCTTGTGTGAAGCCATCGCGCCGATGGTGCATGACATGCGTATTGGTCGCGTCATCGCGCGCCCCTTCCTTGGCTCCGAGGCCGAAGGGTTTACGCGCACTACCAACCGCCGCGATTACGCCATGACCCCGCCCGAACCCACGCTGTGCGATTGGGTGACAGATGCGGGTGGCAAGGTTCATGCCATTGGAAAGATAGGAGATATTTTTGCACATCGCGGAATCTCGTCCGTTCAGAAGGGGGCTGATGCGGATTTGATGGAGTATCTGCTGGCGTCATTCGACAGTGCGCAGGACGGTGATCTGGTTTTTGCCAATTTCGTCGAGTTCGACACGAAGTATGGCCACCGTCGCGATATCGCGGGCTATGCCAGCGCGTTAGAGTGGTTCGACAGTCAGGTTCCGCGCGTCCTAAAGAAAATGCGAGACGGTGATCTGGTGCTGTTCACTGCAGACCACGGCAATGATCCCAGCTGGGTTGGCACTGACCACACGCGGGAACGTGTGCCGGTGGTTGCCGCTGGGCTTGGTGCTTGCGAAATTGGGCAAGTCGGGTTCTCGGATATTGGCGCGTCGGTCGCGGCGCATCTGGGACTAAAGAATCGCGGGGCAGGGAGGTCGTTTCTATGA
- a CDS encoding adenosine deaminase: MSFKDLSKVELHLHIEGGAPPDFIRSLAKEKSVDLSGIFTDDGGYAYRDFWHFLEVYEAATSVLTGPEEFHRLTKAVLEACAEKGVVYAETFLSPDFCGGRDVVAWKDYLAAIQDAAAEAERDMGITLRGIVTCIRHFGPELAREAAMCAQETVGDFITGFGMGGDEKSGTQGDFAYAYDMAREAGLRLTTHAGEWNGPEEVRAALDDLKVERIGHGVRAIEDLALVERLAEDGVTLEVCPGSNVFLGVYPDLAAHPIAKLRERGVKVTVSTDDPPFFRTDMNKEYEDLSRQFGWTAEDFRDLNLVAIDAAFCDDATRTRIRKELETQDV; the protein is encoded by the coding sequence ATGAGTTTCAAAGATCTGTCGAAGGTCGAGTTGCACTTGCATATCGAAGGCGGGGCTCCGCCCGATTTTATCCGGTCTCTGGCCAAGGAAAAATCCGTCGATCTGTCGGGAATTTTCACCGATGACGGTGGTTACGCGTATCGCGACTTCTGGCATTTCCTTGAGGTTTACGAGGCCGCAACCTCGGTCCTGACTGGACCAGAGGAGTTTCACCGCCTGACCAAGGCCGTGCTAGAGGCTTGTGCGGAAAAAGGTGTGGTCTATGCCGAAACCTTCCTGTCGCCGGATTTCTGCGGTGGGCGCGATGTGGTGGCGTGGAAGGACTATCTTGCTGCCATTCAGGACGCCGCCGCCGAGGCCGAGCGCGATATGGGCATCACGCTGCGCGGTATCGTCACCTGCATCCGACATTTTGGCCCTGAACTGGCCCGCGAAGCCGCGATGTGCGCGCAGGAAACGGTGGGTGATTTCATCACAGGCTTTGGCATGGGGGGGGACGAAAAGTCCGGCACCCAGGGCGATTTCGCCTATGCGTACGACATGGCCCGCGAAGCAGGCCTACGCCTGACCACCCATGCAGGTGAATGGAACGGCCCGGAAGAGGTGCGCGCCGCGCTTGATGATTTGAAGGTCGAACGCATTGGCCACGGTGTGCGCGCGATCGAGGATCTGGCGCTGGTTGAGCGGCTGGCTGAGGACGGCGTGACGCTTGAAGTCTGCCCCGGTTCGAACGTGTTTCTAGGGGTGTATCCTGACCTTGCCGCCCACCCCATCGCAAAACTGCGTGAGCGCGGGGTCAAGGTGACCGTATCGACCGACGATCCCCCGTTCTTCCGCACGGACATGAACAAGGAATACGAAGACCTGTCGCGCCAGTTCGGCTGGACGGCAGAGGACTTTCGCGATTTGAACTTGGTTGCCATTGACGCGGCTTTCTGCGACGACGCGACCCGCACCCGCATCCGCAAAGAATTGGAGACGCAAGATGTATGA
- the upp gene encoding uracil phosphoribosyltransferase encodes MYDHLTVVDHPLIQHKLTLMRDEATPTSLFRQLLREISQLLAYEITRELPMTTKTITTPMQDMDAPTLAGRKLALVSILRAGNGLLDGVLELIPSARVGFVGLYRDEETLEPVEYYFKVPEHMDERLVIAVDPMLATGNSSVAAIDMLKKSGAKNIRFLCLLAAPEGVARMKEAHPDVPIITAALDEKLNEKGYIVPGLGDAGDRMFGTK; translated from the coding sequence ATGTATGATCACCTGACCGTTGTTGATCACCCCCTGATCCAGCACAAGCTGACTTTGATGCGGGATGAAGCCACGCCGACCAGCCTGTTTCGCCAGCTGCTGCGCGAGATCAGCCAGCTTTTGGCTTATGAGATCACCCGCGAACTGCCGATGACCACGAAAACCATCACCACGCCGATGCAGGACATGGACGCGCCGACCCTTGCAGGCCGCAAACTGGCGCTTGTGTCGATCTTGCGCGCAGGCAACGGCCTTCTGGATGGGGTGCTAGAGCTGATCCCCTCGGCGCGCGTGGGTTTTGTCGGTCTGTATCGTGACGAAGAAACGCTGGAGCCGGTGGAGTATTACTTCAAGGTTCCCGAGCATATGGACGAACGTCTGGTGATTGCGGTGGACCCGATGCTGGCCACCGGCAACAGCTCGGTTGCGGCAATTGATATGCTGAAAAAATCGGGTGCGAAAAACATCCGTTTCCTGTGCCTTCTGGCTGCACCAGAAGGTGTTGCACGCATGAAAGAAGCCCACCCCGATGTGCCGATCATTACAGCCGCGCTGGATGAGAAGCTGAATGAAAAGGGCTATATCGTTCCGGGGCTGGGTGACGCGGGCGACCGGATGTTCGGCACGAAGTAA
- a CDS encoding long-chain-fatty-acid--CoA ligase: MGWMADERGLDKCAANFVPLSPLSHLQRAAKVFPNREAVIEGDRRLTYRDYHGRVSRLASALAARGIQPGDVVGTLLHNTLAHVEASFGIPACGAVLNTINTRLDVDTVAYIFGHGAAKAVLVDTELLTLAEAACELMSKDGVPQPEIIEVAAPDAGFPATGRYPEYEDLLESGDPSFDWIMPKDEWESLALNYTSGTTGRPKGVVYHHRGAYLMTMGTPISWNMQLYPRYLTIVPLFHCNNWNHTWMMPVLGGTVVCCRTITAKAVYDAIADEGVTHFGGAPIVLNMIVNAPDEHRRDFDHVVEVFTAGAPPAAATLAAIEPLGFNVTQVYGLTETYGHVTECLWNGPEWDGLPQDDRAAIKARTGVAFPQMEDITVLDETMAQVPMDGETTGEIMIRGNSVMKGYLKNPEATAEAFQGGYFHSGDVAYQTPDGYIKITDRSKDIIISGGENVSSVEVEGVLMHHPAVSLCAVVAKPDDKWGEIPCAYVELKDGSDVSEEELIAFTRERLAGFKTPKRIEFCELPKTSTGKIQKFQLRDWARSDD, translated from the coding sequence ATGGGTTGGATGGCAGACGAACGCGGGCTGGATAAATGTGCGGCAAACTTTGTGCCGTTAAGCCCGCTTTCACATCTACAACGTGCCGCAAAGGTATTTCCCAACCGCGAGGCCGTGATTGAGGGTGATCGTCGACTGACGTATCGCGACTATCATGGGCGGGTCAGCCGGTTGGCCTCGGCCTTGGCGGCGCGCGGGATACAGCCCGGAGACGTCGTCGGAACGCTGTTGCACAACACTCTGGCCCATGTCGAAGCCAGCTTCGGCATTCCCGCCTGTGGTGCTGTTCTGAACACGATCAACACCCGATTGGACGTCGACACGGTCGCCTATATCTTTGGGCATGGAGCCGCCAAGGCGGTTCTGGTCGACACCGAACTTCTGACCTTGGCCGAAGCCGCCTGCGAGCTGATGTCGAAAGACGGCGTGCCGCAGCCCGAGATCATCGAGGTCGCGGCCCCGGACGCGGGTTTCCCGGCCACCGGTCGCTATCCTGAATACGAAGATCTGTTGGAAAGCGGAGACCCTAGCTTCGACTGGATCATGCCAAAGGACGAATGGGAAAGCCTTGCGCTGAACTATACCTCGGGCACCACCGGACGCCCCAAGGGTGTGGTCTATCACCATCGCGGCGCCTATCTGATGACGATGGGCACGCCGATCAGCTGGAACATGCAGCTGTACCCACGCTACCTGACCATCGTGCCGCTGTTTCACTGCAATAACTGGAATCACACTTGGATGATGCCAGTGCTGGGCGGTACGGTTGTGTGCTGTCGCACCATCACTGCCAAAGCAGTTTACGATGCCATCGCGGATGAGGGCGTGACCCATTTTGGCGGTGCACCGATCGTGCTGAACATGATCGTAAACGCCCCTGACGAACACCGCCGCGACTTTGACCACGTGGTCGAAGTCTTCACCGCAGGTGCGCCCCCCGCTGCCGCGACCTTGGCCGCCATCGAGCCGCTAGGCTTTAACGTCACGCAGGTCTATGGCCTGACAGAAACCTATGGTCACGTGACAGAATGCCTGTGGAACGGGCCCGAATGGGACGGGCTGCCACAGGACGACCGCGCTGCGATCAAGGCCCGCACGGGTGTTGCCTTCCCTCAGATGGAGGACATCACTGTACTGGACGAGACCATGGCGCAGGTCCCCATGGATGGCGAAACCACGGGCGAGATCATGATCCGCGGCAACTCGGTCATGAAAGGCTATCTGAAGAACCCCGAGGCCACGGCAGAGGCGTTTCAGGGCGGATACTTCCATTCGGGCGACGTCGCCTATCAAACGCCGGACGGGTACATCAAGATCACAGACCGCTCGAAGGACATCATCATTTCGGGTGGCGAAAACGTCAGCTCGGTCGAGGTCGAAGGCGTGTTGATGCACCACCCCGCCGTAAGCCTCTGCGCTGTGGTCGCAAAGCCCGACGACAAATGGGGCGAGATCCCCTGCGCCTATGTCGAGCTGAAAGACGGAAGTGATGTCAGCGAAGAAGAGCTGATCGCCTTTACCCGCGAACGTTTGGCCGGGTTCAAAACCCCGAAGCGGATCGAATTCTGCGAGCTTCCCAAAACCTCGACTGGGAAAATTCAGAAATTTCAGCTGCGTGACTGGGCGCGTTCTGACGACTAA
- a CDS encoding DMT family transporter, translating to MSADRPLAAAGFIFAAMFFLGFFDNLVRQIAPELGLWQFHLMRTVMAFGLFALMSLSDRVRLRPIRAWAVMVRGGLAALAMLFYFGGLGFLPVGQVASGLFTAPIWVMLISALFFGKPIGFTRMGAALVGFVGVVIVLDPFSEGIRPAVVVPMAAGFFYALGAIATRQWCEGESALSMLAAFFLCLGVFGAIGTVIMTVWPHEVPLGADGFILRGVVWPSGWALFITFLQAIGSILGVGLLFRGYQLGDPAQVAIYEYSLLGFAAAWSFVLYGDRLGPSAVLGMVLIVVSGVVITLRTRES from the coding sequence ATGTCGGCAGACAGGCCATTGGCAGCGGCAGGATTTATCTTTGCCGCCATGTTCTTCCTGGGGTTCTTTGACAACCTTGTCCGACAGATCGCGCCCGAGCTTGGGCTGTGGCAGTTCCACTTGATGCGGACGGTGATGGCCTTTGGGCTGTTTGCGCTGATGTCTCTGTCGGACCGTGTTCGGTTGCGCCCGATTCGGGCGTGGGCGGTGATGGTGCGCGGAGGTCTGGCTGCCCTTGCGATGCTGTTTTACTTCGGCGGATTGGGCTTTCTGCCTGTGGGGCAGGTGGCCTCGGGGCTGTTCACAGCACCCATCTGGGTGATGCTGATCTCGGCCCTGTTCTTTGGAAAACCCATTGGGTTCACGCGGATGGGGGCGGCCCTTGTGGGCTTCGTCGGTGTGGTGATCGTACTGGACCCATTTAGCGAAGGCATCCGCCCTGCGGTCGTTGTCCCAATGGCGGCGGGGTTCTTCTATGCGTTGGGGGCCATCGCGACGCGCCAATGGTGCGAGGGGGAATCAGCGCTGTCCATGCTGGCGGCTTTCTTCCTGTGCTTGGGCGTGTTTGGTGCGATTGGCACGGTCATCATGACCGTCTGGCCGCACGAGGTTCCTTTGGGCGCGGATGGGTTCATCCTGCGCGGTGTCGTTTGGCCCAGCGGTTGGGCGCTGTTCATCACCTTCTTGCAAGCGATCGGTTCGATTTTAGGAGTCGGGCTGTTGTTCCGCGGCTATCAGTTGGGCGATCCGGCACAGGTGGCGATCTATGAATACTCGCTTCTGGGATTTGCGGCGGCGTGGAGCTTCGTCCTTTACGGCGACCGATTGGGCCCGAGCGCGGTTTTGGGCATGGTGCTGATCGTGGTGTCGGGCGTTGTCATCACGCTGCGGACACGCGAAAGCTAA